In a single window of the Daphnia carinata strain CSIRO-1 chromosome 4, CSIRO_AGI_Dcar_HiC_V3, whole genome shotgun sequence genome:
- the LOC130695092 gene encoding mitochondrial import inner membrane translocase subunit Tim17-B-like: MEYQREPCPWRIVDDCGGAFTMGAIGGAVFQSIKGFRNAPSGFQRRAFGSIIAVKERAPIIGGNFAVWGGMFSTIDCTLVYFRQKEDPWNSIISGFATGGILAARNGAGAMVGSAVVGGLILALIEGMGILFTRMTADQFRPMSPAAEEPMNSPPSFGSQQYQ, encoded by the exons ATGGAATATCAAAGAGAACCATG ccCCTGGCGAATTGTTGACGATTGTGGTGGAGCCTTCACCATGGGAGCTATCGGTGGCGCTGTCTTCCAGAGCATCAAAGGATTCAGGAATGCCCCAAGT GGTTTCCAAAGGCGTGCATTTGGCAGTATAATTGCTGTCAAGGAAAGGGCTCCAATTATTGGTGGCAATTTTGCCGTGTGGGGTGGAATGTTCTCCACCATAGATTGCACATTAGTTTACTTCCGGCAGAAAGAAGACCCTTGGAACTCAATCATCAGTGGATTTGCAACTGGTGGTATCCTTGCTGCCAGAA ATGGTGCGGGTGCTATGGTCGGCAGCGCGGTTGTTGGAGGCTTAATTTTAGCCCTAATCGAAGGCATGGGCATTCTCTTCACGCGAATGACAGCTGATCAATTTCGGCCTATGAGCCCTGCTGCAGAAGAACCAATGAATTCTCCACCTTCATTTGGATCCCAACAGTACCAGTAG
- the LOC130695085 gene encoding mesoderm induction early response protein 1-like isoform X2, whose protein sequence is MADELLKDGEQSPGKGGDGDQEFEPTAEMLVHDFDDEQTLAEEEAIAIAGGEDPQNELNNLQKESDMPIEQLLALYGYGDRGSGSGNGEVAAPTDARLPEEELDEEMEDDEEEEDNDDDESVESESSSSGNAISANKKDLPAEDSVAHPCEEAVRPVKNNIDIKPRSDLHLIYSNEEGNVPEARLLRSSGAAGATASDEEADEEDDVDYAPGEDEWRKTIMIGSEYQSSVPSGLSPYDNLQTVPYENEDKLLWTPWVLDDNVTDEYLQRCAQIQQELMRSKLTSSATQPLQTLALLASLPMGAHTRDDEQALHQLLQCGHNVEEALRRRKMSNVTPCDTASLWSEEECKNFEAGLRMYGKDFHHIQQQKVRTRSVGELVQFYYLWKKTERHDVLANRARLEKKKYALHPGTTDYMDRFLDEQELQGTTAAAAPHHFTRERSNSRSSSPNVHSLIYGDPKRLRVTATPPAGGEDGAPNGLPVAGDEAGLLDGADESNGQVLSAAAAAAAAAATVLPPPSDAMTASNRDLMS, encoded by the exons ATGGCGGATGAG ctTTTGAAAGACGGGGAGCAAAGCCCCGGGAAAGGAG GAGATGGTGATCAAGAATTTGAACCTACAGCTGAAATGTTAGTTCATGATTTTGACGATGAGCAAACTCTAGCTGAAGAAGAAGCCATCGCAATTGCTGGTGGAGAGGATCCTCAGAACGAGTTAAATAACTTGCAAAAA GAGTCGGACATGCCTATTGAACAGCTACTCGCACTTTATGGCTATGGGGACAGAGGTAGTGGCAGTGGAAATGGAGAAGTAGCAGCACCAACGGATGCAAGACTACCCGAAGAGGAATTGGATGAGGAAAtggaagatgatgaagaagaagaagacaatgatgatgatgagagTGTAGAATCGGAGAGTAGTTCTTCAGGAAATGCAATATCCGCTAATAAAAAGGACCTGCCTGCGGAAGATTCAGTAGCGCATCCATGCGAAGAAGCAGTTCGTCCTGTCAAGAATAACATTGATATCAAACCCCGCTCTGACCTACACCTTATTTACTCAAACGAAGAAGGTAACGTTCCCGAAGCAAGGCTGCTTCGATCGTCAGGAGCAGCCGGGGCCACCGCATCAGATGAAGAAGCCGACGAGGAGGACGACGTTGATTATGCACCAGGGGAAGACGAATGGCGAAAG ACGATCATGATCGGCTCAGAGTACCAATCCAGCGTTCCCTCCGGATTGAGCCCTTACGACAACCTCCAAACGGTGCcttatgaaaatgaagacaaacTGTTATGGACTCCTTGGGTCCTCGATGACAATGTCACGGACGAATATCTGCAGCGCTGCGCTCAAATTCAGCAGGAACTAATGAGAAGTAAACTCACTTCATCTGCTACCCAACCGCTGCAGACACTTGCGCTACTGGCTAGCCTACCCATGGGGGCTCATACAAGAGATGACGAACAG GCATTGCATCAGCTATTGCAATGCGGACACAACGTCGAAGAAGCCTTGCGGAGACGGAAAATGAGCAACGTGACGCCATGCGACACGGCCTCGCTTTGGTCAGAGGAGGAGTGTAAGAATTTCGAGGCGGGTTTGCGTATGTACGGCAAAGATTTCCACCACATTCAGCAGCAAAAGGTGCGAACGCGTTCGGTTGGCGAGCTCGTCCAGTTTTATTACTTGTGGAAGAAAACGGAAAGACATGACGTGCTGGCCAATCGGGCACGACttgagaagaagaagtatGCCCTCCATCCTGGTACCACCGACTATATGGATCGTTTCTTGGACGAACAGGAACTACAAGGTACAACCGCTGCCGCCGCCCCTCACCACTTCACCCGCGAGCGGAGCAATTCGCGCAGCAGCTCGCCCAATGTCCATTCTTTGATTTACGGAGACCCCAAACGATTACGGGTGACGGCCACGCCCCCTGCTG GCGGTGAGGATGGCGCTCCAAATGGATTACCTGTTGCTGGCGATGAGGCGGGACTTCTTGATGGAGCGGACGAGAGTAACGGACAAGTCCTAAGCGCTGCGGCCGCTgcagccgccgccgccgctacTGTTCTCCCTCCTCCATCAGATGCCATGACCGCGTCCAACAGAGACTTGATGAGCTGA
- the LOC130695085 gene encoding mesoderm induction early response protein 1-like isoform X1, with amino-acid sequence MADELLKDGEQSPGKGGDGDQEFEPTAEMLVHDFDDEQTLAEEEAIAIAGGEDPQNELNNLQKPHVHTQPNLALTKLSSTQESDMPIEQLLALYGYGDRGSGSGNGEVAAPTDARLPEEELDEEMEDDEEEEDNDDDESVESESSSSGNAISANKKDLPAEDSVAHPCEEAVRPVKNNIDIKPRSDLHLIYSNEEGNVPEARLLRSSGAAGATASDEEADEEDDVDYAPGEDEWRKTIMIGSEYQSSVPSGLSPYDNLQTVPYENEDKLLWTPWVLDDNVTDEYLQRCAQIQQELMRSKLTSSATQPLQTLALLASLPMGAHTRDDEQALHQLLQCGHNVEEALRRRKMSNVTPCDTASLWSEEECKNFEAGLRMYGKDFHHIQQQKVRTRSVGELVQFYYLWKKTERHDVLANRARLEKKKYALHPGTTDYMDRFLDEQELQGTTAAAAPHHFTRERSNSRSSSPNVHSLIYGDPKRLRVTATPPAGGEDGAPNGLPVAGDEAGLLDGADESNGQVLSAAAAAAAAAATVLPPPSDAMTASNRDLMS; translated from the exons ATGGCGGATGAG ctTTTGAAAGACGGGGAGCAAAGCCCCGGGAAAGGAG GAGATGGTGATCAAGAATTTGAACCTACAGCTGAAATGTTAGTTCATGATTTTGACGATGAGCAAACTCTAGCTGAAGAAGAAGCCATCGCAATTGCTGGTGGAGAGGATCCTCAGAACGAGTTAAATAACTTGCAAAAA CCACATGTCCATACTCAGCCAAATTTAGCCCTGACTAAATTGTCTTCTACGCAGGAGTCGGACATGCCTATTGAACAGCTACTCGCACTTTATGGCTATGGGGACAGAGGTAGTGGCAGTGGAAATGGAGAAGTAGCAGCACCAACGGATGCAAGACTACCCGAAGAGGAATTGGATGAGGAAAtggaagatgatgaagaagaagaagacaatgatgatgatgagagTGTAGAATCGGAGAGTAGTTCTTCAGGAAATGCAATATCCGCTAATAAAAAGGACCTGCCTGCGGAAGATTCAGTAGCGCATCCATGCGAAGAAGCAGTTCGTCCTGTCAAGAATAACATTGATATCAAACCCCGCTCTGACCTACACCTTATTTACTCAAACGAAGAAGGTAACGTTCCCGAAGCAAGGCTGCTTCGATCGTCAGGAGCAGCCGGGGCCACCGCATCAGATGAAGAAGCCGACGAGGAGGACGACGTTGATTATGCACCAGGGGAAGACGAATGGCGAAAG ACGATCATGATCGGCTCAGAGTACCAATCCAGCGTTCCCTCCGGATTGAGCCCTTACGACAACCTCCAAACGGTGCcttatgaaaatgaagacaaacTGTTATGGACTCCTTGGGTCCTCGATGACAATGTCACGGACGAATATCTGCAGCGCTGCGCTCAAATTCAGCAGGAACTAATGAGAAGTAAACTCACTTCATCTGCTACCCAACCGCTGCAGACACTTGCGCTACTGGCTAGCCTACCCATGGGGGCTCATACAAGAGATGACGAACAG GCATTGCATCAGCTATTGCAATGCGGACACAACGTCGAAGAAGCCTTGCGGAGACGGAAAATGAGCAACGTGACGCCATGCGACACGGCCTCGCTTTGGTCAGAGGAGGAGTGTAAGAATTTCGAGGCGGGTTTGCGTATGTACGGCAAAGATTTCCACCACATTCAGCAGCAAAAGGTGCGAACGCGTTCGGTTGGCGAGCTCGTCCAGTTTTATTACTTGTGGAAGAAAACGGAAAGACATGACGTGCTGGCCAATCGGGCACGACttgagaagaagaagtatGCCCTCCATCCTGGTACCACCGACTATATGGATCGTTTCTTGGACGAACAGGAACTACAAGGTACAACCGCTGCCGCCGCCCCTCACCACTTCACCCGCGAGCGGAGCAATTCGCGCAGCAGCTCGCCCAATGTCCATTCTTTGATTTACGGAGACCCCAAACGATTACGGGTGACGGCCACGCCCCCTGCTG GCGGTGAGGATGGCGCTCCAAATGGATTACCTGTTGCTGGCGATGAGGCGGGACTTCTTGATGGAGCGGACGAGAGTAACGGACAAGTCCTAAGCGCTGCGGCCGCTgcagccgccgccgccgctacTGTTCTCCCTCCTCCATCAGATGCCATGACCGCGTCCAACAGAGACTTGATGAGCTGA
- the LOC130695086 gene encoding dynein axonemal intermediate chain 4-like — translation MNVKVKLVESPTIFLLKIDSDCLITESADISEENQLELKNLNSNTQGCCKSTQTNTALQISEKEQTAPLIMNDQDSQATVWDLYDSYRAIEEDELTDEKPIETKSPPTVSKVTSLGRSLSSIEIAPLWAEMVGVAWPRDPLQRVETGDGLRFKLEWKMIWCDDNQFTKVTCVACNPQDRMLFAVAYQNLSTHRGFITCWNVQNVTYPELVISSSTNPTTVKFSIDNPRLIAVGDESGMVRFISISSSSGHIAENRVQNTGHKGSVLDLCWVGSKVLSSGSDGRVLMWMAVTIELTLDCQVIAELQPSYYHLELPRLIELTLLSQPDCLPTPAARCCVAPLKSDPDRFIIGSEDGSLHTFSFLQSYVPLLTNQRHVGAVVHMERIDYEGKEFLISLGNDNMIYVETLLAGEKSQVTPLFPEPLGSIINFTCNSDTPELMAILKPDSIELWKIFPAAMFLISARRMPDPACKTSRLTTVCFLPYSKALLVGDDIGKIHVYSHNYIS, via the exons ATGAACGTTAAGGTGAAACTGGTCGAAAGTCCAACTatctttttgttgaaaataGACAGTGATTGTCTTATAACCGAATCTGCTGACAtttcagaagaaaatcaattagaattaaaaaatttaaattctaatACGCAAGGATGTTGCAAGAGCACCCAAACGAACACCGCACTGCAGATCTCggagaaagaacaaacagcTCCCTTGATTATGAAT GACCAAGACTCGCAGGCAACTGTATGGGATTTATACG ATTCTTATCGGGCTATAGAAGAAGACGAACTAACCGATGAAAAGCCGATTGAAACGAAAAGCCCACCAACAGTTTCTAAAGTAACTTCACTAGGAAGATCTCTGTCGTCGATCGAAATCGCACCTCTATGGGCTGAGATGGTTGGCGTCGCTTGGCCGAGAGATCCTCTTCAAAGAGTTGAGACTGGCGATGGATTAAGATTCAAGCTGGAATGGAAGATGATTTGGTGCGACGACAATCAGTTTACCAAAGTCACCTGTGTGGCATGCAACCCACAAGACCGG ATGCTCTTTGCTGTAGCGTATCAGAACCTGAGCACCCACAGAGGCTTTATCACTTGCTGGAACGTGCAAAACGTAACTTATCCGGAACTTGTTATTTCCTCTAGCACCAACCCAACCACCGTTAAATTCTCGATTGACAATCCACGTCTCATCGCAGTTGGCGACGAAAGTGGCATGGTTCGCTTTATTAGCATCTCTTCTTCGTCAGGCCACATTGCAGAAAACCGGGTTCAAA ACACTGGCCATAAAGGAAGCGTGCTTGACTTGTGTTGGGTTGGGAGCAAAGTACTCAGCAGCGGAAGTGACGGAAGAGTTCTCATGTGGATGGCTGTGACGATCGAGCTCACACTCGATTGCCAAG ttattgcagaattgcaacCGTCCTACTATCATCTGGAACTGCCAAGGTTGATTGAACTGACTTTGCTCTCACAACCGGACTGTCTGCCTACGCCGGCTGCTCGGTGTTGTGTGGCACCGCTCAAAAGCGATCCGGATCGATTTATCATCGGCTCCGAAGATGGTTCCCTTCACACC ttttctttccttcaaaGTTATGTCCCACTCTTGACGAACCAAAGACATGTCGGGGCAGTTGTTCACATGGAAA GGATAGATTATGAAGGCAAGGAATTCCTCATCTCCCTTGGAAATGATAACATGATATACGTAGAGACACTGCTAGCAGGAGAGAAGAGTCAAGTTACACCTTTATTTCCAGAGCCCTtg GGATCTATCATCAATTTCACATGTAATTCTGATACTCCAGAGTTGATGGCCATCTTGAAACCTGATTCAATCGAACTGTGGAAAATATTTCCAGCGGCCATGTTTTTAATCAGCGCTCGCAGAATGCCTGATCCCGCCTGTAAAACTTCACGACTCACTACCGTTTGCTTCCTTCCTTATTCAAAG GCCCTTCTTGTAGGCGATGACATTGGTAAAATCCATGTTTATTCACATAACTACATATCGTGA
- the LOC130695089 gene encoding uncharacterized protein LOC130695089, which produces MAAAHQHSSGNGKRTRFLNRLFPWRSSSSHRSSSGSRMMSGGHNKESPGQLFSGSSTSSVRRTSPVDLNLGAETSVGSPMMAVPSSLPIPRFPDVVEAEPAVLLPTHHRRTQRHKDGGNGFRVTATAATPPTYQQHQPPDKMDHEEMGALRHLASELNAALRLSEEENLLLKAKLQTLDEWGLMAEQQEDVGASQTAKLDRLIEDLRDIASSQPTSPFTSPFVHRRNMRDLGRILQQRQSELRRLTAELHQTQTELLFTQVELDQVRRCLQRLDQRLLYAEDELDLARQGLLQASISKQRLMQELQTTRGLLMRCWGRVRDLEQQQQQQQQAAGNMLEAS; this is translated from the exons ATGGCTGCTGCCCATCAACATTCTTCCG GCAACGGAAAAAGGACACGATTTTTGAACCGGCTCTTTCCTTGGCGATCGTCTTCTAGTCACAGATCGAGTAGCGGCAGTCGCATGATGAGCGGCGGCCATAACAAGGAATCGCCAGGCCAACTGTTCTCCGGTAGCAGCACGAGCAGCGTCCGACGCACGTCGCCCGTCGATCTCAATTTAGGCGCCGAAACGTCGGTAGGATCGCCGATGATGGCCGTCCCTTCTTCGCTGCCCATTCCACGATTTCCCGACGTCGTAGAGGCTGAGCCGGCCGTCCTCTTGCCGACGCATCATCGGCGAACGCAACGACACAAAGACGGTGGCAACGGCTTCCGTGTGACGGCAACGGCCGCCACGCCACCCACTTACCAACAGCATCAGCCGCCCGATAAAATGGACCACGAAGAGATGGGCGCTCTACGACATTTGGCCAGCGAATTGAACGCCGCCCTTCGCCTTTCCGAAGAAGAGAATCTTCTACTTAAAG CCAAACTTCAAACGCTGGATGAGTGGGGTCTAATGGCCGAACAGCAAGAGGACGTCGGAGCCAGTCAAACGGCTAAACTGGATCGGCTGATCGAAGACTTGCGCGACATCGCCTCATCGCAACCCACCTCACCGTTCACATCGCCT TTCGTTCACAGACGGAACATGCGCGATCTCGGCCGCATTCTTCAGCAGCGGCAATCCGAGTTGAGGCGGTTAACGGCCGAGCTCCACCAAACGCAGACGGAACTGCTTTTCACGCAGGTCGAACTGGATCAGGTGCGTCGCTGTCTCCAAAGGCTCGACCAGAGGCTTTTGTACGCCGAGGACGAGTTAGACCTGGCCCGTCAAGGTTTGCTGCAAGCGTCCATTAGCAA GCAGAGGCTGATGCAAGAGCTGCAGACCACCAGAGGCCTGTTGATGAGGTGTTGGGGTCGCGTCCGCGATTTggaacagcagcagcagcagcagcaacaagcgGCCGGCAACATGCTCGAGGCCAGCTGA
- the LOC130695091 gene encoding small glutamine-rich tetratricopeptide repeat-containing protein alpha-like, with product MSSVKRLALAIVQFLAEQKQYGNLLPDAQESLEVAVQCLETAFELSPDDAASLSVSKSLLDIFHDAVASEVSSMPDEASEESKAQAEKLKNEGNNLMKSEQFNEALMCYSKAIELDGRNAVYYCNRAAAHSKLNQHQNAIDDCKKAINIDPLYSKAYGRMGLAHASLNQHGEAVRCYERAVQLEPDNESYQSNLQIAEEKLKQTGGAERLPGMPPGLGIPGLDVGAMLNNPGLMSMAQQMLSNPNMQQLMNQMMAGSSQGGGGLESLLQVGQQLAQQMQATNPELVEQLRRQMGGPGGPNPFDPTADSEPKDPQ from the exons ATGTCAAGTGTGAAGCGGCTAGCACTGGCCATCGTGCAGTTTTTAGCGGAGCAAAAACAATACGGAAATTTATTACCCGATGCTCAG GAAAGTCTTGAGGTTGCTGTGCAATGTTTAGAAACCGCATTTGAACTGTCACCTGACGATGCAGCGTCATTGAGTGTCTCAAAGTCATTGCTTGATATCTTCCATGATGCTGTTGCCTCTGAG GTCTCAAGCATGCCAGATGAAGCATCTGAGGAAAGCAAAGCACAAgctgaaaaactgaaaaatgaaggaaataaTCTAATGAAATCAGAGCAGTTTAATGAAGCCCTTATGTGTTATTCAAA AGCTATTGAACTGGACGGAAGGAATGCTGTCTATTATTGTAACCGGGCTGCAGCGCATAGTAAACTAAATCAACACCAGAATGCCATCGACGACTGCAAAAAAGCGATCAATATTGATCCTTTGTATAGCAAAGCCTACGGTCGAATGGG tcTGGCCCATGCCAGTCTAAACCAGCACGGTGAAGCTGTCAGATGCTATGAACGAGCTGTCCAGTTGGAGCCAGACAACGAGAGCTACCAGAGTAACCTACAGATCGCAGAAGAAAAACTTAAGCAAACGGGTGGAGCCGAACGTCTTCCTGGAATGCCTCCTGGCCTGGGTATTCCAGGACTTGATGTGGGAGCTATGCTTAATAACCCAG GTTTGATGTCTATGGCGCAGCAAATGCTAAGCAATCCAAACATGCAGCAATT GATGAATCAAATGATGGCTGGTTCTAGTCAAGGTGGTGGTGGACTGGAATCCCTGCTTCAAGT GGGGCAGCAACTGGCACAGCAGATGCAGGCAACCAATCCTGAACTGGTGGAACAACTAAGGAGGCAAATGGGTGGACCCGGTGGACCGAATCCATTCGATCCTACCGCTGATTCGGAGCCAAAGGATCCCCAGTAA